The nucleotide sequence AGATCTTAAGTGATTTTCCAAAGGATATCGGAGATAAGACAATGGCTCAGATTTGTTTGACTAAAATCACTTTTTACCGTATCATGTTACCTTCTAGGTTTACTGGAgctgaaatattttcagaaaaaaatataatttgatgtCCACACatgattttggtttgtttgtattattattacCCTAAAGTGTGTGACTGAGTTCGCCGTTTGGATTGTTTAAGCCCTGTGTCCTGGAGTGCGGTTCCTTTTACCATTATGATGCTTTTAAACAGGAAGAGAGGATTTCATGAGGTCtccacataaaataaatttgaactgCAAAGAGACAGACTGTTATTTCAGCTTCAGTTCTTACAGTTCTTATGATTGAATTATGGCAGAAATCCCTGTTTAGATTAGTCTGTAAGATTTACTGATGTCCTCAGGAAAAATTGGGAGACTCAGGCTCAAAAGCTGAAGGAGAGTATCGAGATAGAACTTAGTAACATTATTTTGTAGTCATTTTGTAATTTAGGTTTGTTGTATATTATAGCCATTTTGGTAATGATaacttttttaatgtaataatttaaatacaaatattcaacAAATTATTGATTTAGAATAAGACTTGTGAAAGAGGTAAGCAAATTAATGCAATTTGGGGAATGATTGTTTaaaatctttccctttctctttcctgtcttctgtGCTAATAAGCAGTGGAATGATTTGCAGACAGACAAACAGCGGAGATACGAAGTCTTCCATATACTACAAAACAGCAAGCGAGTAATGGAATATTAGCAAGTAgcatctccttctcctctccccacctacctcctttccttcttctctctttctcctctttacatttttcttctaagagagtGATGTGAGGCATGTTGTCTTTCCAGGTACAGAGCCATTGTCAACCCCATGGACATCCAGACATCCGGGGCGGTGCTGTGGACCTGCGTGAAGGCGGCGGGGATCTGGGTGATCTCCCTGCTGCTGGCGGTTCCAGAAGCCGTGTTTTCAGAAGTGACGCGCATTGATAGCTTGGAAAATGGCAACTTCACCGCGTGTATACCTTACCCTCAGACGGATGAATTACACCCAAAGATTCATTCAGTGCTCATCTTCTTGGTCTATTTTCTCATTCCACTGGCTATTATTAGCgtttattattatcatattgCAAAGACCTTAATTAAAAGTGCACATAATCTTCCTGGAGAATACAATGAACATACTAAAAAACAGGTAAGAttggtaggggtgtgtgtgtgtgttccggATGTGTGTGTTCCGGGTGTGTGGGTCAGATGCCTTAGCTgctattttctgttctgtttcatggGTTCTCAGTACTGTGAAAGATTAGAACAGGGTCACAGTGCACTGCATTTGCATTAGCCTGGACTAGAAGGGATGGTGTGCccggaggaggaggggagacacCTCAGATATGTGGCCATGTTACAGCTCTGTAGAGGTCCAGTGAAGTCCAGCTTATCTgccatctgggcctggagctGTTAAAACTTAATGTCTTTGAAGGCTTTTCCTTACCTGTAAATGTTAATgcataaaaacaatataaaccagaaaattaaaatttcaagtataaatttatttaattattgtcTCTCCTCCCATTAGCCCATTAAGGATGACAGAAAATCTGGGAGAAGGATTCATCAGGAAAGGACTGTAGGACACGGTCTGGGAACTGGGGTTGCTGTTTGGGTAGGATGCCAGAATAGGGCTATgggaacagaaggcagagaaCAAGGGTGAGAGTGATCCAGAGGTGGCTGGCGCTGAagtcatattttctttaactCAACTTTATAGCTTGTCCTATAAAAAtcatatgctaatttaaaaattacagatgtACCTTACGCAGTCATTCTTCCTTAAGGAATATACAGAGATGCTAACTTAAGGTAAAACAAATTGTGTTAATCCACAAATAGCTGGAAATACTGTCTAGTGGGACAGAGTTTCAAATTATGCTTTTATGGACTCTCAGAGAGGAAATTCTTCCAAAGGATTTTGTAGGTACAGGGAGGTTTAGTTAGGTCTTCACCAATTTTAAGGCATGTTGAATGGCAGATCATTAAAATTTGCTAGGTTGTAAATGGAACCACGGACTGGGGCGGTGCACGCTTCAACAACAGCAGAATGTCGAGAGAGTTCTTGCATGGAAGGTGACCTCTATTTATTGATGACCATCAACATCAGAGATCCAACTtctttaaaagccaaaaaatCAACCATCACTAAAGTAATTATAGATAAGTTAATAGGTTTATTATCTAAATATCTAGCAtcattgaaacaaaaaaaatttcaggtcATGGCCTCAATGCACTTTTTCCTTTGCCCTCTGATCCAATTTGTTTATCAATTGGAATATTTGagtttttgctttggtttctaaAATTGAGTTCCTCTTACCCTCCCACCTCcacttttgttatttaaaatgtccTTAGTTCTGCCttatttttgtgaatttctcTATTGGGACTTCTAAACTCTGGCTGGGTAGCTAGGCTTGTTATCAGCTATGAAGTAATCTCAATGCCAATAGCCTACCTGTGCATTTGAGTCTCTAAGTACATGCTGCCCTAAGATTGTTCCACCCATATTCCACCTGCTAGGGTGGACACTGCTTCATAACCTAAATTTCACAGTTGAGTTTCTTAATATTCCCAGGTTGCTTAACTCATACCACTAGGATACATCTGGGGTAccacatttctttcctcctctttactGCATCTTTATTTGCTTCCCCGGTTCACCACTCACTATGGTTTTCTTTGGCATATTCTAATTCACTATCAATAGTTTTAGCTCAGGAAATATCATTTTGCCTACTATCAATACCCTTTGATAAATTAAGTTTTCACACTCATGTTgcctcatttaaatatttaaggaagcaAGACAAATATGAGCTAAACCTTGAACTCTAGAtgttagaaaatgatttttagattaaaaagatttatttccaaTACTTGAATTTTGTCTGTCACATTCCTGAAGGCTTTCTTATAAAACAGTAAATGCAGTATCtaaagtttaagaaaagaaagaaaatatctttttatttttaaaggtaaccTAACATAGTAATACTTATAGGATTGATCGTTATGTCAGAAGGTTTTGATTTATGTAAGTGAGAAGTTTAAATCTCaaggttagttttttttttttttttttgtggaatagGGATTTAAAAAGTCATGCTGTATTTCAATTACCCTGATTAAAACAAATCTAATCTTAAGTATATTGTGTGGTTCATTAATTTAATGGATTTAACACAAACTCATGATTTATATTAAAGTGAACACAGAAGACTAAGCAACAGGAAAGTAGTtaagaattagaatttttatGTGTCACATTTTAACATGAGGACATAGCTATTTATTAATAGTTTATCATCTAGTCTTGTAGAGGCTGTcaaatatttttagatgaaaGGGTATAGTGACCAAAATAGGCTTTGTCAAACTGTTGAAATCATCACTTTattgaggaaaataatttttgtgtttttagatgCATTTGCATGCCATGgtaaattttactttttgcaCCATGATATTTTGCGTGTGGGTggttccattttcattttaaccaGTGGAACTGTTTCCTTGTATTTGCAGATGGAGACACGGAAGCGCCTGGCTAAAATTGTGCTAGTCTTCGTGGGCTGCTTTGTCTTCTGTTGGTTTCCAAATCACATTCTCTACATGTATAGGTCTTTCAATTATAATGAGATTGACCCATCTCTAGGCCACATGATTGTCACCTTAGTTGCCCGTGTTCTGAGCTTTTGCAATTCTTGTGTCAATCCATTTGCTCTTTATCTACTCAGTGAAAGCTTCAGGAGGCATTTCAACAGCCAGCTCTGCTGTGGGAGGAAGTCCTATCAAGAGGGATCAACCAGCTACCTTCCCAGCTCTTCTGCAGTGCGTATGACATCTCTGAAAAGCAATGCTAAAAACATGATGACCAATTCAGTTTTACTAAATGGACACAGCATGAAGCAGGAAATGGCATTGTGATTTGAGCTATTCAACTCACTATGTGAACTGAACTTACTCACCTTTctatctccactgagcagagcagaAAGAAACAACTTCCTCATTCTTACTATTGCTCAGCTAATTCATGAGGTGATTTCATGATTGACTCAGAAAACGCAAGACAAATACAGCTAGCATTCTTTTCTGAATAGGACTTTAAAttacattgaaaaatatatacatctcACATTAAAAGTCATCAAGATGCAGTTCTACATGTGTATAAATTAGTATTGCTTCAGAATTTAAGCTGTTGTTAGAGCCAACTCTAATGAATTtatcttaaatttgttttatctTGAAGCATGAAATGAATTCCTATATTGACTTGATGATTCAGTGAGGGTAATAGTCAAACTCCTATTATTTGAAAtacaatattataatataaacaaatttcTTGGTGAATTTTATTCCTAAGCAGTGCATGTATTTATCtcctttgtttaaataaaatagaaaattcaaaaggtaGAGCTTAATCACAAGTCcattatacttatttattatgaTTCTTTGTGTGATTAATCATAATTTATAGAGATAGCTTATGTCTGTAACTTTTAGGTGCGTGATTAAAGATATGAGGACATTTGATTATGAATAGTAAAATAGATATCATATGCATATGGTTGATTTTACATTATGAGTGTGAAATAGTTATCATATGTTCTAAAACTGTATCTTAGAAAATGGCATGGTCATTTTTGTATACATTGCTAAGTCCCTTAATATGTAGAAGTTTCTGTATGAATACAATAAGATTAGTGTAATTCTGGGGGGTTCAGTTTGACAAGTGTATGAAATCTCATTTAAGCACATTTACTCTGCATAGTTCCagttttttctgaataaatattttagatatttcaccAAAATGCAAACATGGCCTTGATTAAATTCTAAAAGCTACCCCTTCTTAGATTTGTATCTGTAAGTCTAACATTTGAATTAATGTATTTTGTGCCATTTCTCTTTCCGAATTTGGTAAATAGAAAACTCTGTTAATATATTAAGCTCTTTCCTAAACACCCCTAAGCCATACTATTTAAGATATGAAATATTCAATCATATGCAgcaatgggaaaaataaacacaagcaaATTGTCTATGGTGGTcgataataataatggtaatgaaCATTAATCAAGGGTTTTTCCTGTTCTAGGCATAATCCTAAagctttatcatttttatttatctaatttaatATTCAGTATAAACCCGAACATACAAAAGAGAAAGATCAAATTTTTGCAAATTTTGAACAATTATATCCAATCACATATTGTCAGGGCACTAAACTTAGACTTTATTCACTTCATGATAAATTCATCTCTGAAATATGTCCTctcattatccttattttatagattagaaaatTGAGATCAGAACTATTAAGGAAGTTATTAAAGAGGACTTTCACAGCCTTGTGTGCAAGGTGAGATCTAAATCCAGATGCTTCACCACAGTGCATGCACCATTATCCCAACACAATTCACAGAGTTGTAATTCTCTTCTATCTCGATTAGTTGTCTTTAACCTTTGCAAAACTTGTTGCTCTACTCACCACAAAGGTGCAGAATATTACACACAAATTATTCATGGACTCTGAgtgtctttaaatgttttaagccTCAACCATTAAAATCTAAAGAAACAAGAGTAATCTTTGGTCCACAtataatctttctcttttctagcaTTAAGATGATGGTAGAAGTATGTATTAGAAGTATATGTAAGAATATTACAAGGTATAcgcaaatacatatatatatatgtatacacacatatatgtttctcatatatatacacaaatacatgaaatatatgctatatatgtatgaaactatatgtatatgtatatatgaagcTAAAGGAATATACATAACATCTTTATAAAGTCCCAAGAATGTAAAgtttacaaaaataacattttttatataatctgttatctgatttgtttttcaggaatagaaaacattttttaggagatattttagaaaaatttttaaatttatactttttcattaaaaatatttttttctaatgacaCTAATGGAATAATGATAGCACCAGACTTCTGTTTTCCTCctttaaacaaagaattttaacaGCCACATGTCTGATCATAcaatattatcaatattatcaaacttttgtcggccttttattttatttattaattttttattttattggctacatttaaaaaatttcctttctggtTGCTGTTAATACTGAgagtcagaatttctttttttttttttttaaaggttttatttatttatttgacagatagagatcacaagtaagcagagaggcagacagagagagagagagaggaggaagcaggttccctgctgagcagagaactggatgtggggctcatggatcccaggaccctgggatcatgacctgcgcctaaggcagaggctttaacccactgagccacgcagcgCCCTGAGAGTCAGAATTTCTTAATATTGAGCCCTGAAGTTTGGAGACTGTCAATACTTAGAACTCTGTTCATAAATTAAGCAGGTTGAAGATTATCTGTGCAAGCTTTGTTTTGAATCTAGCTATTGTGCTCCACTGCTGGGTTATAAtcctaattataataataatgattctCATTTTCAAGAAGTCCTGTGAACTGCACCattttctcaaacattttctttggaaTAGATACCTGAGAATTGGTATATTAACATGTGTTCTATATACACCATGATGAGGGcaaatgtttaatatttacttttatcaTATACCTTGCAAGTCAAACAAAACTTCATGCCTAATACAGACAAACATACTCTCACACACATATGAGATTGAATTTGTATTAAAATAGAGCTCAAGCTTTGGCCTTGGTTGGATTTTATATGTTTAGTTTGTACatgctttacatatttatttttgcactATTTGTATGTAGTGCTGGACATTTGAAGACTGTTTTTATTACCAgagagtgaaaataaaagaagtaaaccctaaatttatctatgaaatcaaactacagaaagaaatcAAACTAATTACGCATATTAGTCAGAGgtagaacaaaatgaaaaaacaaatttgttaaaataaacagAGTGAAACAGACCTTTGAAGAGGTAATAAGATTCTTGATTTGTGTAATTCCATTTGGTAGTATCGTATCTCAAGGTACTATTAGGAAAAAGTTTATGTCTAGTGTGGTAATATCTGCGATAATGGAGGCAAATTTCACCCAATTATGATTTTTCATGTAGATAAATGTCCTTTTATGTTAATCTCTTCTTTAAACAGGTGTATTGCAGAAGAACTATAGCATGATAGGATCTTGCAATGCTTGGGACCAGAGAAAGCTCTCTTTTAAttgtcttctctgtaaaatgggttcaCAGTATTGCAGGGGTTAAATTGGGTAACACATGTACTCAAACGCTTCCTGGCATAATAATAAGCATTCAATAAGAGTAGcttcttttattgtatttaaaagttATCTTTCTTTGTGTAGTAAagtaaaatttactaaaaatttacGATGTGCTAGATCCCATATTTTATAAGAATGCCTCAAAAGGCAGGCATTATGCTGGTTCCCATCCTATAGATGAAGAAACCTGGGGTAAATAAGCAGGTAGGCAAAATAGAAGAGCTTGTAGAGCTCTTATCTATCTGACTTTAAATTCATACATTCTATCTCTGGTCAATACTGCCAAGAATCTGGAATTCAGTTAATTTATTGGAAGACAGAATGGAAGTTAGAAATAAGCATGAGAATGTTTTCTTCCCTGCAATGTGGAAGTTACCTGAAGATGGTGTACAAAAACAAATGGGTCTTTGAGTTTACGTTTATCATTTTCATTCTAGGATAAGAGTAATAGCTTAAATTCTGTGTCatccatatgatttttttttttttttaaagagacagagcgcttggggaggaggctggacagaaggagagagagaaaatcttaagcaggttccacacctagCACACCTAGCACTGAGCCTGattcacaacccagagatcatgacctgagccaaaatctagagtcaggtgcttaattgattgagacacccaggtatctccatataaatgtttttataaaaataatctcatatataaaaatataggttCATAATTTCTGctcctaatttctttcttttttggtttgaaGAATGCAGCAAAATACTATACAAAGTGAATAGATACATTTCtatgtaaaaaagaagaaaaataacaaaaattaatggAACTTTTTTAGACaccaaaacacattttatttgacTATTTGCTTGTTAGAACATGTCTTAAATGTTTATGTGACTGTATACAGCTGCAAAACAGTTAATAGATTttgaacaaatataatttttccatttattaatattttattactggCTTCATTGCACATACAGGAAATATTTCCACTAAATTtctgagaaatgaaatatttcaaccATTAAGCTTCTCTTAAAATAGGATAAGCATGTGTATTtcaactttaaataaattaatattttaacatgtttttccTGGACTTTTTCTCAAAGCAAGGGGCAAGGTGTAAGTAAATGTGGTCAGCTTTAGtggagaaaactattttttttgaaaagttataaAAGAATAACAAGGGTGCTAAAGAAAGTGTGGTTATAAGAGGATCTTTAATGGTTATTGAAAGAAACATTACTTACATGCTGTGGTTACAGCCTTTTACAACATTTcgttttctaaattattttaccAAGCTATTCCAAGAGTTCTATTTTTTCCATACCTTGTGTCTTACTAAAATTTCAAATAGGAAATTTTCATATATACTGAGCTAAGTCTTAATCTGTGATGGGTAATTTGTATTTGAAGTAGTGTACAACAAAAtttaatcaagattttatttctaggaaCTAATTCTCCTCTTGGGCAACAAACAGATTAgagttacattttatttctcagagtagaataataatataaatagaacCCATTTAGGGACCtaaaaagtattttacaaaatatttaatggtACTTAAAACTTTTTGAAATGAGAAACCTGTAATCATTTGAGGTATTTTGGCAATCGTACATAATCAAAATTGAAAATCAAGTACTAGAATGTTCCAATTGTTGTTTTCATATGCTGCAAAAATTTAATTGGGATCATGAGGATGCTTACAGCTTTTAATTTTCTGCTGAATGTTAGAAATGTATCTATTCACTTTGTATAGAATTTTGCTGCATTCCTCAAACCAAAAAGTGTAAACCCTCACCAATATGACCCATCTTTCATCATTTTGCACATTTATGTATGTGCCTGTATAAAAGAGCATATGTCAACACGGTCTTAAGAGaatacagaagaagaagaaactccaCAAACCATTTTAAGATAATCCTGTTGTCTCCATTAGACTTATTCATTCACCTAAGTTTGTGGTTTTCAGTGGGTAGAGTTAAACTGTGTGTTTAACTACGCAGTTAAACTGTGTAGTATGTTGCAGATACCTAATAAAGTTCaataggaaattaaatttaatgtacACTTCTAAcgttaaaaacataaatttattcaaATAGCAAATTACCAAGAGCCATGTTATTTCTCCTTAAGTGTTTAATCAAATAAATCTCTTGGACTGCACAAGGGCATGTAACAGTACATGCTGGATTTCAGGTGTGCTTGATCTGCATTAGTTTTGTATTTCAGCCTAAGCTATAATAAGCTGTCTAGAATATTTATACATTAGAACCTATTTCCCTGCCCCAGGTAGTTGACCAAGAAGCATATTAATGAAAGCTAtcactatttatataaaatgatttggCATATGTCACCACAGGGCAGGAGGATACATTTTCTTTAGGAGAATTTGTTAGTAAATGAAgtcaagaaataggaaataaagataaatgtttGAACACTGTTAATGCTTTTTAGTTCTTCATTTTATACTGAGCTCATACCATATTAGCTTCTTTTTAGTTAATAAAATAGTACTTAATAAAATTAGGTTGGAATTTACAAATAGGACCAAAAAAATCGCAAAGTTCTAGGGTCaagttctatagttttcaaagaACACTATTTTGGTGTTAAGCCTGACATGAAGCTCAGTTCCCATGACTTtaagatcacgatctgagctaaaaccaagtcagatgcttaatagactgacaTCCCATAAACTGCCTTCTTATATATAACTTCTTGTGAAAAGGCAGAAACTAGccttttttgtttatattcacttttgttttagctaaaaatattcatagtgtaagacaaaagcagaaatgtAATTAATAGTGCTTACTCTACtgggtatttttctttatcagaGAAACATAGAATGTTTTACATGATAGCTTTTATGCATTTCAAAGAGCATTCTTTCATATTAATGTGGATTATAAGCCATCTTTAATGCATTCTTCATGAAGgttccagaaaattttaaaaactgtcctTTATAGTTGTGGTCAATCAATATTTCATAAAGTGTCCACACTTGTGAAACAAATCAAGAGGGcattgtttgttttaacttacaGTAAAGACTTTGAAGAGGATCCCAAGACTTAAGTAGAATCAGCCAATTAAATCGGAGACAGGGTAGGGACACGTTTGATTTGGAAGCAGCTGTCTGAAGTTGGTGTATTAAGAGCAGCCTGATGGAAGGGGATTCATCATCAGTCATTACTAAAACAGAAGTAAGAATAAACTCTTTTTTGATAAAGTGGGTATATTTAAGATCAAATATGGAGTCATTAAAAATCACAAAGCTATGCTCAGTTATGTTATAGTATCCTAGGATGAACAGTTTTAACTTTGGAGTAAGGAAAGGAAGCTTTCCACTAagggtgagaaataaatgagaaaaaaggggAGGGATTATTAAGTCACTGTGAGGCTGATTTTCCCAAGAGCAAGGGACATGGGGGCTAGACAAGCCTTGAAGAGGGCAGTGGCTATGGGCCGTATCTGCAAATTTCACTATTTGGTGGACATCTTGTCTGGACATTT is from Mustela erminea isolate mMusErm1 chromosome 4, mMusErm1.Pri, whole genome shotgun sequence and encodes:
- the NMBR gene encoding neuromedin-B receptor; this encodes METPVDSPGKENMPPKSLCNLSESAEVNPGDLVPGVSERDFLPSSDGTRAKFAIRCVIPCLYLLIITVGLLGNILLVKIFITNSAMRSVPNIFISNLAAGDLLLLLTCVPVDASRYFFDEWMFGKVGCKLIPVIQLTSVGVSVFTLTALSADRYRAIVNPMDIQTSGAVLWTCVKAAGIWVISLLLAVPEAVFSEVTRIDSLENGNFTACIPYPQTDELHPKIHSVLIFLVYFLIPLAIISVYYYHIAKTLIKSAHNLPGEYNEHTKKQMETRKRLAKIVLVFVGCFVFCWFPNHILYMYRSFNYNEIDPSLGHMIVTLVARVLSFCNSCVNPFALYLLSESFRRHFNSQLCCGRKSYQEGSTSYLPSSSAVRMTSLKSNAKNMMTNSVLLNGHSMKQEMAL